The Lysobacter enzymogenes genome window below encodes:
- a CDS encoding winged helix-turn-helix domain-containing protein, translating to MPRTHEPSTPPLPAEHLRVGDCVVDIPLREIRAPGARRPRRITPKAMGVLLVLVDHADRVVSRDALLAEVWPDTLPTDDVVTQAVTQLRKAFDEDRGNPRYIETIAKNGYRLLAKVRWLVPESAAGAEAGAGGNAAPESMAETAFADSPAASASASASAPERIDPVPLPNQPRPRGTWRSIVGAVATVLVLVVALVWWSLARQSHAPGATPAPVDPARVAGTPRPYRLITSMPGFEVQPTLSPDAALVAYVAIPEGQRGTAILVQTTDQTPPRQLTRPSGLAEDSMPAWSPDGRSIAFLRVDPARMCKVLMIAANGGAEREVGECDPRNPPTFEWTPDGRGLIFGSMQTPQGMVGMRVLDLASGEWRAVPYRPGAGNLDLSPRFSPDGRWIVFLRNNPQGDFWRLPAEGGTAERLSQLSADVRGWDWLPDNRSILFGRMIDGDTRLFRLDLETGQARDLGIESAQFPAVAASRPAAAFVQRKPYFGLFRVVLGDTSKGAVHVVDPLFPSSARDMLPAAAPDGRQIVFFSDRSGSNHLWWADLEQPDSLRMLPGVTPGTRYGASWSADSTRVTVVGPDPEGRNAVFEIVPASGRVTRLPVPVDEPIQAMQLPDPNRLLVLAGAGDGRLRLSLFDRSVSPWKLVAAIDDVAEGKADPAHNRLLFARQTQAGLWQADLALSAASIRQVDDSEPVADRYRLWDVASATGDLRYMDQQPTCLSLMRRIATPELPPSALCLDQSRRSAINGFSLSPRGDTVYLALAKWDGADIGYMDLPEEPKTFVPGWLN from the coding sequence ATGCCGCGAACCCACGAGCCATCGACGCCGCCCTTGCCCGCCGAGCATCTGCGGGTAGGCGATTGCGTGGTCGACATCCCCTTGCGCGAAATCCGCGCGCCGGGGGCGCGTCGGCCGCGCCGGATCACGCCCAAGGCGATGGGCGTGCTGCTCGTGCTCGTCGATCACGCCGACCGCGTGGTCAGCCGCGACGCGCTGCTGGCCGAGGTCTGGCCCGACACCTTGCCGACCGACGACGTGGTCACCCAGGCGGTGACCCAGTTGCGCAAGGCCTTCGACGAAGACCGCGGCAATCCGCGCTACATCGAAACCATCGCCAAGAACGGCTACCGCCTGCTGGCCAAAGTGCGCTGGCTGGTGCCGGAGTCGGCGGCCGGCGCTGAAGCCGGCGCCGGCGGCAACGCGGCCCCGGAGTCGATGGCGGAGACGGCCTTCGCCGACAGCCCCGCCGCCTCCGCTTCCGCGTCAGCCTCTGCGCCCGAGCGGATCGACCCGGTGCCGTTGCCGAACCAGCCGCGTCCGCGCGGCACCTGGCGCTCGATCGTCGGCGCGGTCGCGACCGTGCTGGTGCTGGTGGTCGCGCTGGTGTGGTGGTCGCTGGCGCGGCAGTCGCACGCGCCCGGCGCGACGCCGGCGCCGGTCGACCCGGCGCGGGTCGCCGGCACGCCGCGGCCGTACCGCCTGATCACCTCGATGCCCGGCTTCGAAGTCCAGCCGACCCTGTCGCCGGACGCGGCCCTGGTCGCCTACGTCGCCATTCCCGAAGGCCAGCGCGGCACCGCGATCCTGGTCCAGACCACCGACCAGACCCCGCCGCGCCAGCTGACCCGGCCCAGCGGGCTGGCCGAGGACAGCATGCCGGCGTGGTCGCCGGACGGCCGCTCGATCGCGTTCCTGCGGGTCGACCCGGCGCGCATGTGCAAGGTGCTGATGATCGCCGCCAACGGCGGCGCCGAGCGCGAGGTCGGCGAGTGCGACCCGCGCAATCCGCCGACCTTCGAATGGACTCCCGACGGCCGCGGCCTGATCTTCGGCAGCATGCAGACCCCGCAGGGCATGGTCGGCATGCGCGTGCTCGACCTGGCCAGCGGCGAATGGCGCGCGGTGCCGTACCGCCCCGGCGCCGGCAACCTCGACCTGTCGCCGCGGTTCTCGCCCGACGGGCGCTGGATCGTGTTCCTGCGCAACAACCCGCAAGGCGATTTCTGGCGCCTGCCGGCCGAAGGCGGCACGGCCGAGCGGCTGAGCCAGCTCAGCGCCGACGTGCGCGGCTGGGACTGGCTGCCGGACAACCGCAGCATCCTGTTCGGCCGCATGATCGACGGCGACACCCGGCTGTTCCGCCTGGACCTGGAAACCGGCCAGGCCCGCGACCTGGGCATCGAGTCGGCGCAGTTCCCGGCGGTCGCGGCCTCGCGCCCGGCCGCGGCCTTCGTCCAGCGCAAGCCTTACTTCGGCCTGTTCCGGGTGGTGCTCGGCGATACCTCCAAGGGCGCGGTGCACGTGGTCGACCCGCTGTTCCCGTCGTCGGCGCGCGACATGTTGCCGGCGGCGGCGCCGGACGGGCGCCAGATCGTGTTCTTCTCCGACCGCTCCGGCAGCAACCACCTGTGGTGGGCCGACCTGGAGCAGCCCGATTCGCTGCGCATGCTGCCGGGGGTGACCCCGGGCACCCGCTACGGCGCTTCGTGGTCGGCCGACAGCACCCGGGTGACCGTGGTCGGGCCGGATCCGGAAGGGCGCAATGCGGTGTTCGAGATCGTGCCGGCCAGCGGGCGGGTCACCCGCTTGCCGGTGCCGGTCGACGAACCGATCCAGGCCATGCAGCTGCCGGATCCGAATCGGCTGTTGGTCCTGGCCGGCGCCGGCGACGGCCGTCTGCGCCTGAGCCTGTTCGACCGCAGCGTCTCCCCGTGGAAGCTGGTCGCGGCGATCGACGACGTGGCCGAGGGCAAGGCCGACCCGGCCCACAACCGCCTGCTGTTCGCGCGCCAGACCCAGGCCGGGCTGTGGCAGGCCGATCTGGCCCTGAGCGCGGCCAGCATCCGCCAGGTCGACGACAGCGAGCCGGTCGCCGACCGCTACCGGCTGTGGGACGTGGCCAGCGCCACCGGCGACCTGCGCTACATGGACCAGCAGCCGACCTGCCTGTCGCTGATGCGCCGGATCGCGACGCCGGAGCTGCCGCCGTCGGCCCTGTGCCTGGACCAAAGCCGGCGTTCGGCGATCAATGGATTCAGCCTGAGTCCGCGCGGCGACACCGTGTATCTGGCCCTGGCCAAGTGGGATGGCGCCGATATCGGTTACATGGACCTGCCCGAGGAGCCGAAGACCTTCGTGCCGGGCTGGCTCAACTGA
- a CDS encoding helix-turn-helix domain-containing protein encodes MEQALWADRGQLMQLDAQDQSVQASCVGVSRLGSVQLSGTHFSIWVQLRGSSWVEAKEGKFRLKRGDWIAFERDSKPVLQADRYGVCVGLNLTPDAIKAMARLADSSLYAGRGRMNRHDARIALRLWRQASARNSEADAGFDLNALRPILLHLAGVQRELTARIQRCPGRSRSRKRQVFGRLQRARLYLEGNCDRVVRISELAELTSFSSWYFSKTFHSLYEESPQAASARMRLEHAADLLKNTSMMIGEVAAASGFDNCCSFARAFRARFGTSATRYRSAAASAKAAEAAKPAVVPLRKLAMAS; translated from the coding sequence ATGGAGCAAGCATTGTGGGCGGATCGCGGACAGCTGATGCAGCTGGACGCGCAGGACCAATCCGTTCAGGCAAGTTGCGTCGGCGTCTCGCGACTGGGCAGCGTTCAGTTGTCCGGTACTCACTTCTCGATCTGGGTGCAGTTGCGCGGCAGCTCGTGGGTTGAAGCCAAAGAGGGCAAGTTCCGGCTCAAGCGCGGCGACTGGATCGCGTTCGAACGCGACTCCAAGCCGGTGCTGCAAGCGGACCGCTACGGCGTCTGCGTCGGCCTCAACCTGACCCCGGACGCGATCAAGGCGATGGCCCGTCTGGCCGACAGCAGCCTGTACGCCGGCCGCGGCCGCATGAACCGCCACGACGCCCGCATCGCCCTGCGCCTGTGGCGCCAGGCCAGCGCGCGCAACAGCGAGGCCGACGCCGGTTTCGATCTCAACGCCCTGCGTCCGATCCTGCTGCACCTGGCCGGCGTCCAGCGCGAGCTGACCGCGCGCATCCAGCGTTGCCCGGGCCGTTCGCGCAGCCGCAAGCGTCAGGTCTTCGGCCGCCTCCAGCGCGCCCGCCTGTACCTGGAAGGCAATTGCGACCGGGTCGTGCGGATCAGCGAACTGGCCGAGCTGACCAGCTTCTCGAGCTGGTACTTCTCCAAGACCTTCCACAGCCTGTACGAGGAGAGCCCCCAGGCCGCCTCGGCGCGCATGCGCCTGGAACACGCTGCGGACTTGTTGAAGAACACCTCGATGATGATCGGCGAGGTCGCCGCGGCCAGCGGTTTCGACAACTGCTGCAGCTTCGCCCGCGCCTTCCGCGCCCGCTTCGGCACGTCGGCCACGCGTTATCGCAGCGCCGCGGCCAGCGCCAAGGCCGCCGAAGCCGCCAAGCCGGCCGTGGTGCCGTTGCGCAAGCTGGCGATGGCGAGCTGA